Below is a window of Lacrimispora xylanolytica DNA.
AAAATGGTTCTATTCCTGAACTTAACGTTTAAGTAATATCTTAAATATCAAAAAAAGTTTAAGTTAAAACTTTTTCAAAATGGATATGTATGGTAATAAATAAAATAGAGTTGGCATATATTTGTTATATAAGGTTGACAAATAATTTCTGTAAAGGAGAGAACCGAAATGCCAAGAGGAGTAAGAAAGACACCGCTTGAGAAGTTAAGCGAAGAATTAAAAGAGGTAAGAGAATCCATGAAACAGTATAAGGATTGTCTGGTTACATTAGAGGAAAAAGAAAAAGAAATTCAGGATAAGATAAAACTGGAACAGTTTAAAGAAGTATCCTCTATATTGGACGAGCACGAAATGTCTATTATGGATTTAAAAGAACTGTTGATCTCATCAAAAACGGAGCCAGCAGAATAACATAATCATGGAAGTTAACGTGTTATAATCATTCATGATAAGAAGTTAATCGATGATCAGGCCAGAACCTTTTAAGAAGGGCTCTGGTCTTTTTTTATTTATATTTAGGGCAAAAGAAACCTATTCTTGTTTTTTATAAGAGCATTCCTAAATTTCATTATGCAAGGGGCATAAAGGGAGGATAAAATCATAGGAGAGTCATATAAGGAGGCATACTTGTGGGAAAATCATTAACACATAAGATTATTAAGTCGCATTTAATTTCAGGAAACATGATTCCTGGAGAGGAAGTATTTGTAAAGGTGGACCAGACACTGACTCATGACATCAATGCAGTCATGACTTACCTTGCCTTCGAGGCGGTGGGAATTGACCGTGTAAAAACTGAGTGCAGCGTCAGCTATCTGGATCACAACTTATTGTACGTAGATCATAAAACACCGGATGACCACATTTATCTCCAGTCCGTTGCAAAACGCTACGGAGTCTATGTATCACGTCCAGGCAACGGAATCTGCCATTCGGTCCATGTGGCCCGGTTTGGAGTTCCGGGGAAAATCAGTATGGGCGGTGACAGCCATACGCCTCATGGTGGCTCCATTGGCATGCTCTGTATCGGAGTAGGGGGCATGGATGTGGCTACCGCAATGACAGGAGTTCCCATGCGCCTTACCATGCCAAGGGTTATCAAGGTGAATCTGACTGGTGCATTAAAGCCAGGCTGTAATTCCAAGGAAATCATTCTGGAGCTTTTGCGCCGTGTCAGCATCAAAGGCGGCCTTTTAAATGTATATGAATATGTAGGACCAGGTGCGGAGGCATTAGAAGTCTCTGCCAGGGCAACCATTGCAAATATGGGGGCAGAAACGGGGGCAACAACGTCAATCTTTCCAGCAGATGAACAGGTTCGTAAGTTTTTAGCCTCCCAGGGGCGTGAACAGGATTACAAAGAGCTGCTTCCTGATTTAGATGCGGAATATGATGACTGTATGGAAATCAATTTAAGTGAGCTGGAGCCTTTGGTTTCCTGCCCCCACCAGCCAGATAACGTGAAGCGTATCCGAGATGTGGAAAAAAAGCCTGTGCAGCAGGTATTTATCGGAAGCTGCACCAATGCCAGTTATTCTGATATCGCAAAAGCTGCACTGGTATTAAAGGGTCATCTGGTAAATGAAACGGTAAGCTGTACCTGTGCAGTGGCGTCAAAACAGATATATAAAAAGCTGATGCAGGATGGATATATTGATATGCTGCTTGATGCAGGAGTGCGGATGCTGGAAATTGCCTGCGGTCCCTGTTGTGCCATCGGGCAGACTCCTGCCACCAAAGGAATTGCCGTTCGTACCACCAACCGGAATTTTATAGGAAGAGCAGGAAATCCCACGGCTGAAATCTATTTGGTAAGCCCAGAAAGCGCTGCCGCTACCGCCATTGCAGGTACCTTTGCTACGGCAGAGGATATTATGGGAGAAGAAATTTGGAAACTGGGAGAGGTAAGAGAGCCTGAAGAATTTGGAATTGATGACGGAATGCTCATTAAGCCCCTTTCAGAGGAGGAAGGGGTGGAAGTTTCTGTGGTGCGGGGCCCCAATATTAAGCCCCTTCCAATACCCGATGCACCGGAGCAATATCTGTGCGCCCCCATCAGCTTAAAAGGCGGAGATAACATTTCCACAGATGACATTACACCGGCAAGTGCAGAATTCAGCAGCATGCGCTCCAATATCCCGCTGATGTCGCAGTACTGCTACCATCGCTATGCACCTGATTTTGCGGCGCGCGCAAAAGCCATGGGGAAAAGCATTATCATTGCCGGAGAAAATTATGGACAAGGTTCTTCCAGAGAGCATGCGGCCATAAATCCCATGTATCTTGGGGTAAAGGCAGTCATTGCAAAGAGCATCGCCAGAATTCATAAGGGGAATTTAATCAATCATGGCATCATTCCCATGATATTTGCAAACTCTGAGGATTACCAGGGATTGGAGCTGGAAGATGAACTGGAAATTGAAAACCTGCTGGAACAGATTCCTACAAGAACCGTAACCATAAAGAATAAAACACGCCATTTTCTGTTTGATGTGAAGCTTGAAATAACGGACAATGAGATGGAGGTCGTCTTAAACGGAGGACAGCTGGCTTATTTAAAAAAACAGCTGACAAAGGAGGCATAAGATATGGCCGGAGTAAAAGGAGAAATCATGGATTATAGAAAAATAGCCGAGGAGACCTTCGGAAGCTTAATTCAAGGAGAGTATGAAAGAATTGAGCGCATGAAATCCAATACAGAAGTGACGGATTTTAATGAGCTTCCAAAGATCATAGTGGGAATCCTGCCTGGAGACGGCATTGGTCCTATTATCATGGAACAGGCGCTTCGGGTGGTGAAAAGGCTGGTTTCAGAAGAAATTGACCAGGGGAAAATAGAATTAAGGACCATAGAAGGAATGACCATTGAAAACCGGGTGGAAAAAAGGAACAGCCTGCCTGAGGAGGTATTGAAAGAGATTAAAAAATGTCATGTTCTGGTAAAAGGCCCCATGGTAACGCCTAAGGAAGGAGACGGGCTGCCAAATCTCATCAGTGCCAACAGTCTGCTAAGGAGAGGGCTGGACCTGTTTGCAGCAGTCCGCCCAGTAAAGATACCAGAAAAAAATATTGACTGGACATTCTTCCGGGAAAATATTGAAGGAGAGTATATCTGGGGGAACAAGGGAATTCAGGTGAATGAAGATCTTGCAATTGATTTTAAGATCCAGACAACAAGAGGCAGTGAACGCATTGCGAAAGCTGCGTTTGACTTTGCAAGAAAGAATGGAAAAAAGAATATTACTGTGGTGACAAAAGCAAATATCGTCAAACTGACCGACGGAAACTTCAGTAAAATGGTTCATAAGGTGGGAGAGGAATACCCGGAAATTAAAGTTCAGGACCGGTTCGTGGATGCCATGTGTGCCAAAATGATGGATCCGGAATTTAATAAAGAAATGGAAGTAATCATTCTTCCTAATTTATATGGGGATATTGTCACCGATGTTGCAGCGGAACATCAGGGAGGACTTGGCACTGCCTCGTCTGCCAATATAGGCAATCAATATGCCATGTTTGAAGCAATCCATGGGACAGCCCCCTATCTAATGTCCCAGGGCAGAGGGGAATATGCAGATCCATGCAGCTTAATCCGGGCTATGGGGCAGATGCTCCAGCATATTGGATATGGAGAAAAGAAAGCACTTTTGGATCAGGCACTCAATATTTGTA
It encodes the following:
- a CDS encoding aconitate hydratase; this encodes MGKSLTHKIIKSHLISGNMIPGEEVFVKVDQTLTHDINAVMTYLAFEAVGIDRVKTECSVSYLDHNLLYVDHKTPDDHIYLQSVAKRYGVYVSRPGNGICHSVHVARFGVPGKISMGGDSHTPHGGSIGMLCIGVGGMDVATAMTGVPMRLTMPRVIKVNLTGALKPGCNSKEIILELLRRVSIKGGLLNVYEYVGPGAEALEVSARATIANMGAETGATTSIFPADEQVRKFLASQGREQDYKELLPDLDAEYDDCMEINLSELEPLVSCPHQPDNVKRIRDVEKKPVQQVFIGSCTNASYSDIAKAALVLKGHLVNETVSCTCAVASKQIYKKLMQDGYIDMLLDAGVRMLEIACGPCCAIGQTPATKGIAVRTTNRNFIGRAGNPTAEIYLVSPESAAATAIAGTFATAEDIMGEEIWKLGEVREPEEFGIDDGMLIKPLSEEEGVEVSVVRGPNIKPLPIPDAPEQYLCAPISLKGGDNISTDDITPASAEFSSMRSNIPLMSQYCYHRYAPDFAARAKAMGKSIIIAGENYGQGSSREHAAINPMYLGVKAVIAKSIARIHKGNLINHGIIPMIFANSEDYQGLELEDELEIENLLEQIPTRTVTIKNKTRHFLFDVKLEITDNEMEVVLNGGQLAYLKKQLTKEA
- a CDS encoding isocitrate/isopropylmalate family dehydrogenase, encoding MAGVKGEIMDYRKIAEETFGSLIQGEYERIERMKSNTEVTDFNELPKIIVGILPGDGIGPIIMEQALRVVKRLVSEEIDQGKIELRTIEGMTIENRVEKRNSLPEEVLKEIKKCHVLVKGPMVTPKEGDGLPNLISANSLLRRGLDLFAAVRPVKIPEKNIDWTFFRENIEGEYIWGNKGIQVNEDLAIDFKIQTTRGSERIAKAAFDFARKNGKKNITVVTKANIVKLTDGNFSKMVHKVGEEYPEIKVQDRFVDAMCAKMMDPEFNKEMEVIILPNLYGDIVTDVAAEHQGGLGTASSANIGNQYAMFEAIHGTAPYLMSQGRGEYADPCSLIRAMGQMLQHIGYGEKKALLDQALNICTVTEKKTVVTTRIEDASAAEFTDYLLNTIDQIG